The window CTTCACCCCCCGCAGCAGCCGGTACTGGTGGACGCGGTCGCCCTCCAGGTAGAGCACCACGTCAACGATGTGTTCGAGCACCCGCGGCCCGGCAATGGCGCCTTCTTTGGTGACGTGCCCCACCAGGACGATGGGGATGCCCAGTTCCTTGGCCACGTGCATCAGGCGCAGCGCGCCCTCGCGCACCTGGCTGACGCTGCCGGCGGCGCTGGCCAGATCCTCCAGGTAGACCGTCTGGATCGAGTCGACGATGACCAGCCCTGGACGCATGGCGCGGATCTGCCGGAGCACCGCGTCCAGACTGGTTTCGGCATACACGAACAGGTCATCGTGCTGGAGGTTCAGGCGTTCGGCGCGCAGTTTGATCTGCTGGGCGGACTCCTCGGCGCTCACGTAGAGGGCCGGGGCGACGGCGGCGGCGAAGTGGGCCGCCACCTGAGTGAGCAGGGTGCTCTTGCCAATGCCGGGGTCGCCGCCAATAAGCACCACCGAGCCAGGTACCAGACCCCCGCCAAGGACGCGGGCGAGTTCGCCGGTGTACACGTCGAGGCGCCGAAAGCCGGCGGTGGACACGTCGCGCAGGCGCACGGGGCGGGCAGTTGCGCCGTTGTGGTGCGCGCGGACGGCGGAACCGCGATCCTCGACCTGTTCCACAAAGCTGTCCCAGGCGCCGCAATCAGAGCACCGGCCCATCCAGCGGGTTTGCCGGGCGCCGCACTGCTGGCAGACATAGCTTGTGCGCGTTTTGCCCATACACCGGATTATACCACGCGGACCAGGGCTACGATGAACCATCGTAGATGAGGGTTTGCAGCAGGGCGGCATCCTGTCGCAACGGCCGAGCGCCGCCGGATTGCGGTATATGACGTCCGAATGAGACCCGGCGGTGATGCGCCTGCGCTGTTCAGGGAGCGGCGCGGAGGACGCAACCCCCCGGTTTGTGCTACAGGCAGAAAAAAGTGCGGGGAGGCGCCGCCTCCCCGCACTCCTTCGCCGCCATATTTCTACTCCACGAGGGCCGGACTTTCTTCGGCCTGCTGGGGGCTTTCGTTGCCGCTTTGACCCTCAAGCTCGCGCAGGGCGCGGAGCCGGATGGTATCGCCCTCGGTGTCAACGATGATCGTATCGCCCTCTCGGAAGCGCCCTTCGAGCAACCCCTCGGCAAGAGCGTCCTCGATTAGATCGGTAATGATGCGACGCAGGGGGCGGGCGCCGAAGGCCGGATCGTAGCCGCGGCGGGCCAGGAGATCGAGGGCGTCCTGCCGCACGTCCAGCCGCATCTGGTGCTCGTCGAGCTGCTTCTGCACCCGATTGAGCATCAATCGGGTGATCTGCTGAATCTCCTCATTCGTCAGCGGTTGGAAGATGATCTTGGCATCAATGCGATTGAGGAACTCAGGGCGGAACAGCGCCTTAAGGGCATCGTCCACCTTGCGGCGCATATCGGTCTGGTCAATTTCATCGGCATTGGTGCCAAAGCCGATGCGACTGGCGCGACGGATATGCTCCGTGCCGACGTTGGAGGTCATGATGATAATGGTGTTGCGGAAGTCCACCTTGCGGCCCTTGCCATCGGTGAGGTGTCCGTCTTCGAGCACCTGGAGCAGCAGGTTAAAGGCGTCGGGGTGGGCCTTCTCGATCTCGTCGAAGAGCACGACCGAGTAGGGCTTGCGGCGCACGGCGTCGGTCAACTGGCCGCCTTCGCCGTAGCCGACGTAGCCGGGCGGCGATCCCACCAGGCGCGAGGTGGTATGGCGCTCCTGGAACTCGGACATATCTATCTTGATCAGGCTCTCTTCAGAGCCAAACATAAACTCGGCCAGGGTCTTGGCGAGTTCAGTTTTGCCCACGCCGGTGGGGCCAAGGAAGAGGAAGCTGCCAATAGGGCGCTTGGGGTCCTTCAGCCCGGCGCGGGCGCGGCGCACGGCCTTGGA of the Chloroflexaceae bacterium genome contains:
- a CDS encoding AAA family ATPase, producing the protein MGKTRTSYVCQQCGARQTRWMGRCSDCGAWDSFVEQVEDRGSAVRAHHNGATARPVRLRDVSTAGFRRLDVYTGELARVLGGGLVPGSVVLIGGDPGIGKSTLLTQVAAHFAAAVAPALYVSAEESAQQIKLRAERLNLQHDDLFVYAETSLDAVLRQIRAMRPGLVIVDSIQTVYLEDLASAAGSVSQVREGALRLMHVAKELGIPIVLVGHVTKEGAIAGPRVLEHIVDVVLYLEGDRVHQYRLLRGVK